The DNA segment ACCGGGCCGGTGGTGGTGGCCGCGTTCGGTTCGCGGGGCAGGAGGGACATCGCCGCGCTCGTGCTGGTCGCGGCTGGTGTCGTGTGCATAGCCGACGTGCAGTTGAGGGGGAGCCCTTCCGGGGTGGCGTTCGCGCTCGCCGCGGCCGCGGCCTGGGCCGGTTACATCCTGCTCGGCAAGAAGGTCGCGCTCGGCGGCAACGGCATCGACAGCCTCGCCGTCGGTTTCGCCGTGGCCACCGTGCTGCTCTCGCCGCTCGCGCTGGGGACGGGCGGGGTGTGGGGCTCGCCCTCTCTGCTGACCATGGGCATCGGCGTCGGGCTGCTGGCGACGGTCGTTCCGTACGTGCTCGACCAGGTCGTGTTGCGCAGGCTGGGCCAGGCCCGGTTCGCGGTGTTGCTGGCGTTGCTGCCGGTGACCGCCTCGATCATCGGCTTCGTCGTGCTGGACCAGGTACCCAGCGTGCTGGAGGCGGCCGGCATCCTCGCCGTCGTCGGCGGGGTTGCCCTCCGGTCGCGGGACGAGGCGCGCGAACCGCCGTAACCGTTCCCCTTCCGGCCGTGCGCTGGCAGGATGAGTCGATGACCAAGGCGGCTTCCGCGGCGGCCAAGGACCTGGCAGCCGACGGTGTGCGCGGGGTTCACCTGTCGTGGGCCGACAACAACGGCATCCCGCGCTCGCGCGTCGTGCCCGTCGCGGGCCTCGCCGACGCCGCGGCGCGCGGAGTCGGCGCGACGAGCCTGTTCGCCGTCTTCGACTCACACGACCGGATCACCTATCAGCACGAGGGCCTTGCCACGCCCTCCGGTGACATCAGACTGGTCCCCGTGATCGAACGACTGCGCAGGTTGTCGGGACAGCCCGCGCTGGCGTGGGCACCGATGCGCCAGTCGGCCGCCGACGGGACGCCGTGGCCGTACTGCCAGCGCACCCGGCTCGAACGCCAGGTCGCCGCGGCGGCGGACCACGGCATCGAACTGCTCGCCGGATTCGAGCTGGAGTTCGCCGTGACCTCGGCCGAGGCATCCGACATCGTCGGTTCGCCAGGGCACAGGGGCCCCGCCTACAGTCCGCACGCGCTGGTGCAGCTCGACGCGTTCGTGGCGGCGCTGCTGCGCGACTTCGAAGCCAACGGGCTGCGGATCGGCCAGTTACACGCCGAGTACGGTCTCGCGCAGCTCGAACTCAGTCTCGTGGCCACCGATCCGGTGTCGGCCGCCGATGACCAGCTCCTCGCGAGGCAGACCATTCACGCGGCGGCGCGCGCCAACGGGCTCAAAGTGAGTTTCGCGCCGCTGGTCAGCCCGTACGTGCCGGGAAACGGCTGGCATCTGCACACCTCGCCGTGGCGCAAGGGACGGAACCTGCTGGCTGGCAAGGAGAACCCGGCACGTCCGGTGGGGGAGGGCGCGGCCTACCTCGCCGGGCTGCTGCGTGAACTCGGCGCGATCACGGCGGTGACCGCGCCGAGCGTGCCATCCGGCGCCCGTCTCCGGCCCGGCTATTTCGCCAGCGCCTATGCCTTCTGGGGCGTCGAGAACAGGGAGGCCCCGCTGCGGTTCGTTCCCGGCTCAGCGCTCACCGGCGACGGTCAGGCCAATGTGGAGCTCAAACCGTGTGACGCTTCGGCGAATCCCTACCTCGCGCTGACGGCGGTGCTGGCCGCGGGGCTCGGCGGTATCGCCGACCACGGGGTCCCGCCGGACCCCATAGGGCAGGATCCGGGAACGTGGAGCGCCGGCGAACGCGAGCGCCTTGGCGTGGCGAGGCTGCCCGTGACCCCGGCCGAGCGCGCGGCGGCGCTCGCCTCGTCGGCGCGGATCAGGGAGGCGTTCGGCGACGAGTTGTTCGGCGCGTTCGCCGCAGTGCGCGCCTCGGATGCCGAGTGGGCACAGGACAAATCGCTCGACGAGGTCGTGCACGCGCACCTGTGGCGGTACTGACGAGTGGTCTTGCGTGACGAGGTGCGCTGGTTCCCCCACGCGGAGCGGTTGCTCGACGCGGCGCGGGAGGAAATGCCGCAGAAGGACGAATTGTGCGGGGCGTTCGTCGCGCTCGTGTCGTTGCGTGCCAACGGATTCGCGGTTGCCGACCAGGACGAGGTCGCGAGCGTAGCCGGTACCGTGCTGAGCACGGCCCCCTCGGCGAGCAGACCGGATGGTGAGCAGCCGAGGACCGGCTACCGGATCGAATTGCCGGTCACGGCCGACGCCGCGAAGGCGGGCACCTCGGCCGGGGGCGTGGTGACCGCGCTGGAGACCCTGTCCGGCGGGGCGCTCGGGGTGGTGCCGGTGAGCGGGGACTGGACCGTGATCACCCTGCTGGCCCTGTTCGCGGGACTGTCCGACTTGGAAACGGTCTCGGTGATCGGCAACGTCGACACCGGCGCCTTCGCCGCGCAGGACACGCCCGATCTCGCGTTGCGCGACTATCTGGCGACCGGCATGCCCCCGCTGTGGATGTCGCGGTGGAGGACAGGCCATTTCGTGTTTCTCGCGGGCCTGCTCGTCGGCGAGGAAGGCGCCGTCGTGTCCGTTGTGGACACCTACCCGTCCTTGGGGGAGCGGGGAACGCACCTCCAGCCGATCGAATTCATGGTGTCGGCGCTGCGCAGGGAAGGAATGACTCCCGGTGGGCTGCTGCTTGTCGTTCCGGCCGAGGACGTGCCCTACACCAGATACCTCGTGCTGGCCGCCGGATTGCGCCCCCGGCTGTGGGACAACGGGAGCGCGACCTAACCGCGTTCCCGCTCCTCGGCGGCCAGCCGCGAGTGCCGCCGCCCGTAGCACAGATAGATGAGCAGGCCGAGCGCGAGCCACGCACAGAATCGTAACCAGGTCAGCACGTCCAGATTGAGCATCAGGTACAGGCAGGCCAGCGCTGCGAGGGCAGGAAGAACCGGCGAGAACGGGACTTTGAAGGGCCGGTGCAGGTCGGGCCTCGTGCGGCGCAGCACGGGAACGGCGATCGCCACGATGATCATCGCCGACAACGCTCCGATGCTCACCATGTCCGCGAGTTCACTGATCGGGACGAAAGCGGCGAGCACGGCGATCAGCGCGGCGCCGCCGATGGTGACCCTGTGCGGAGTGCCCCAGCGAGGGTGGACCGTGCCGAGCGGCTTCGGCAGCAGGCCGTCCCTTCCCATCGCGTAGCCGATGCGGCCGATGGTGACGAGTTCGACCATCATCACGGAGGTGAGGCCGGTGACGGCGCCGATGGCGATGATCGCGCCGACCCAGCTCTGGCCGACGGCGCTGAACGCGGCGGCCAGCGGGGCGCCCTCGTCGATGCTCGCGAACGGCACCATGCCGGTGAGCACGAGCGAAACGCCGATGTAGAGCAGCGCGCAGAGCCCGAGCGCGCCGAGGATGCCGACGCGCAGATCCTTGCGAGGGTTGTGGGTTTCCTCGCCGAGGTTGGCGATGGCCTCGAAACCGGTGTAGGCGAAGAACACCACGGCCGCGGCCGTGAGCATGCCCGCGATCCCGTACACCGACTGCTCGAAGCCGAGCGCGGCTTCGACGACGGGCTGGTGCAGCACGCTCGTTCCCTCTTCCGCGGGCCGGGACGGTGGCACGAACGGGGTCAGGTTCGCCGCTTTCACGGAGAACGCGCCGACCGCGATGATCAGCAGGCAGACGGCCACCTTGACGACGACGAGCGTGTTGGTGAAGACGGCGGACTGCCGGATGCCGAGCACCGCGACGGCGGTCAGCGCGGCGATGATGAGCACGGCGCCGATGTTGACGGTCGCGTCCTCCCCGAACAGTTCCTGGGGAAGGCCGAACAGGTTGGCGAGATATCCCGACCAGCCACGGGAAACCACGGCGGCGCCGAGCGCGAACTCCAGCAGCAGGTCCCAGCCGATGATCCAGGCGAAAACCTCGCCGAGAGTGGCGAAAGCGTAGGTGTAGGCGCTGCCGGCGGTCGGCACGCTGGAGGCGAGTTCGGCGTAACAGAGCGCGGCCAGCCCGGCGACGACGGCGCCGATGGCGAAGGAGAGTGTCACCGCGGGGCCCGCGTGGTTTTTGGCCTCGACTCCCGCGAGCGTGAAGATCCCGGTGCCGATGATGATGCCGACCCCGAAACCGACGAGGTCGCGTCCGCGCAACCGGCGTTTCAGCTCGCCGGTTTCCTGCCGCTTGAGTACTTCGTCGACGTTGAGCGTGCGGAACATACTCACCGGCAACACCGTAGATCAGGTGAGGGCTTCCCGCGCGCCAACGTCGGAGAAAGTCCACTGAGGACAGAGCGAGGCCGGTGAAAAAAGACCTGCCCCCGGGTTGCTTCCCAGGGGCAGGTCTTTGCTGAATCCGGAGTCCGGTGATCAGTCCAGGTAGTCGCGAAGGACCTGCGACCGCGAAGGGTGCCGCAGCTTGGACATGGTCTTGGACTCGATCTGCCGGATCCGCTCGCGGGTCACGCCGTAGACCTGGCCGATCTCGTCTAAAGTCCTCGGCTGTCCGTCGGTGAGGCCGAACCGCAGCCGCACCACACCGGCCTCGCGCTCCGACAGCGTCTGAAGCACCGACTGGAGCTGGTCCTGGAGCAGCGTGAACGACACGGCGTCGACGGCGACCACGGCCTCGCTGTCCTCGATGAAGTCACCGAGCTGCGAGTCGCCCTCGTCGCCGATCGTCTGGTCGAGCGAGATCGGCTCCCTCGCGTACTGCTGGATCTCCAGTACCTTCTCCGGCGAGATGTCCATCTCCTTGGCGAGCTCTTCCGGAGTCGGCTCGCGGCCGAGGTCCTGCAAGAGTTCGCGCTGGATCCGGCCGAGCTTGTTGATCACCTCGACCATGTGCACCGGGATACGGATGGTGCGGGCCTGGTCGGCCATGGCGCGGGTGATGGCCTGCCTGATCCACCAGGTGGCGTAGGTGGAGAACTTGAAGCCCTTGGTGTAGTCGAACTTCTCGACGGCGCGGATCAGGCCGAGGTTGCCCTCTTGGATCAGGTCGAGGAAGGCCATGCCACGGCCGGTGTAGCGCTTGGCCAGCGACACCACGAGCCGCAGGTTCGCTTCGAGCAGGTGGCTCTTGGCCCGCTCACCGTCGCGCACGATCCACTTGAGGTCGCGCCGCATCTGGGTGGTGAGCTTCTCGCCTTCGTCCTCGGCGACCCTGACTCGTTCCGCCGCGTAGAGGCCGGCCTCGATGCGCTTGGCGAGTTCGACCTCCTCCTCGGCGTTCAACAGAGCGACCTTGCCGATCTGCTTGAGGTAGGCACGAACCGAGTCGGCCGACGCGGTGAGCTCGGCGTCCTTGCGGGCCTGCCGCAGCGCCTCCGACTCCTCCTCGTCCCAGACGAAGTCGGGATCGTTGGAGGACCGGGGCTTGGTGCCGCTGCTGGCCTCTTCCTCGCCCTCGCTCTCCTCCGTTTCCTCGGTCACCGTGGCGTCGACGACGTCGACCTCCACCGATTCCACTTCGAGGTCGGCCAGATCGACGTCCTCGAGTTCGGAAGCGTCGATGTCCTCGCCGAGCTCGGAGGACTGACCGGCTTCGCCCTTGGTGCTGGACTTGCCGGTCTTGGCGTTCTTGCGGGACTTCGCGGGCGCCTTCTTCGCGGCCGACTTGGAATCCGGCGCGTTCGCGTCTGGCGTGGCCGTCCCGTTCGCGGCCGCCTCGGTGTCCTCGGCTGTCGCTTGCTTGGCGGCGCTCGTTGTCTTCGTCCCGCTTCGGGTTGCGGTCTTTGCGGCTGCCACGTACGCCCTTTCGCAGCGGTCGATCATGACGAACCGAGACGGCGAGCGTCCCGGCTGCCTTAGATTTGGGGAACATACCCCGGCCTGCGGTTTTACCTTCCGCAGCCGAGGGGCGTGTTCCATTGTAACGACGATGCCTTTGTGCGTCGCCAAGCGATCAACTTTTCGCCGACCGCCAGGCGCGTCGGAGGGCCCCGAAAGGGCACTTGCC comes from the Prauserella marina genome and includes:
- a CDS encoding EamA family transporter, giving the protein MYLGAAVAVWLFDAASPGGVAWLRCLGAALILLAWRRPPWSAWRGKPLLLAGAFGLVTAGMNVVFYEAIARLPLGTVVALEFTGPVVVAAFGSRGRRDIAALVLVAAGVVCIADVQLRGSPSGVAFALAAAAAWAGYILLGKKVALGGNGIDSLAVGFAVATVLLSPLALGTGGVWGSPSLLTMGIGVGLLATVVPYVLDQVVLRRLGQARFAVLLALLPVTASIIGFVVLDQVPSVLEAAGILAVVGGVALRSRDEAREPP
- a CDS encoding glutamine synthetase family protein, with product MTKAASAAAKDLAADGVRGVHLSWADNNGIPRSRVVPVAGLADAAARGVGATSLFAVFDSHDRITYQHEGLATPSGDIRLVPVIERLRRLSGQPALAWAPMRQSAADGTPWPYCQRTRLERQVAAAADHGIELLAGFELEFAVTSAEASDIVGSPGHRGPAYSPHALVQLDAFVAALLRDFEANGLRIGQLHAEYGLAQLELSLVATDPVSAADDQLLARQTIHAAARANGLKVSFAPLVSPYVPGNGWHLHTSPWRKGRNLLAGKENPARPVGEGAAYLAGLLRELGAITAVTAPSVPSGARLRPGYFASAYAFWGVENREAPLRFVPGSALTGDGQANVELKPCDASANPYLALTAVLAAGLGGIADHGVPPDPIGQDPGTWSAGERERLGVARLPVTPAERAAALASSARIREAFGDELFGAFAAVRASDAEWAQDKSLDEVVHAHLWRY
- a CDS encoding DUF6885 family protein; amino-acid sequence: MVLRDEVRWFPHAERLLDAAREEMPQKDELCGAFVALVSLRANGFAVADQDEVASVAGTVLSTAPSASRPDGEQPRTGYRIELPVTADAAKAGTSAGGVVTALETLSGGALGVVPVSGDWTVITLLALFAGLSDLETVSVIGNVDTGAFAAQDTPDLALRDYLATGMPPLWMSRWRTGHFVFLAGLLVGEEGAVVSVVDTYPSLGERGTHLQPIEFMVSALRREGMTPGGLLLVVPAEDVPYTRYLVLAAGLRPRLWDNGSAT
- a CDS encoding amino acid permease, with translation MFRTLNVDEVLKRQETGELKRRLRGRDLVGFGVGIIIGTGIFTLAGVEAKNHAGPAVTLSFAIGAVVAGLAALCYAELASSVPTAGSAYTYAFATLGEVFAWIIGWDLLLEFALGAAVVSRGWSGYLANLFGLPQELFGEDATVNIGAVLIIAALTAVAVLGIRQSAVFTNTLVVVKVAVCLLIIAVGAFSVKAANLTPFVPPSRPAEEGTSVLHQPVVEAALGFEQSVYGIAGMLTAAAVVFFAYTGFEAIANLGEETHNPRKDLRVGILGALGLCALLYIGVSLVLTGMVPFASIDEGAPLAAAFSAVGQSWVGAIIAIGAVTGLTSVMMVELVTIGRIGYAMGRDGLLPKPLGTVHPRWGTPHRVTIGGAALIAVLAAFVPISELADMVSIGALSAMIIVAIAVPVLRRTRPDLHRPFKVPFSPVLPALAALACLYLMLNLDVLTWLRFCAWLALGLLIYLCYGRRHSRLAAEERERG
- a CDS encoding RNA polymerase sigma factor is translated as MIDRCERAYVAAAKTATRSGTKTTSAAKQATAEDTEAAANGTATPDANAPDSKSAAKKAPAKSRKNAKTGKSSTKGEAGQSSELGEDIDASELEDVDLADLEVESVEVDVVDATVTEETEESEGEEEASSGTKPRSSNDPDFVWDEEESEALRQARKDAELTASADSVRAYLKQIGKVALLNAEEEVELAKRIEAGLYAAERVRVAEDEGEKLTTQMRRDLKWIVRDGERAKSHLLEANLRLVVSLAKRYTGRGMAFLDLIQEGNLGLIRAVEKFDYTKGFKFSTYATWWIRQAITRAMADQARTIRIPVHMVEVINKLGRIQRELLQDLGREPTPEELAKEMDISPEKVLEIQQYAREPISLDQTIGDEGDSQLGDFIEDSEAVVAVDAVSFTLLQDQLQSVLQTLSEREAGVVRLRFGLTDGQPRTLDEIGQVYGVTRERIRQIESKTMSKLRHPSRSQVLRDYLD